In a single window of the Chondrocystis sp. NIES-4102 genome:
- a CDS encoding hemagglutinin/hemolysin-like protein — protein MLKYINFKNLTTCTFVAVLTAASLISQPATANTVQTCNSNNGQGNNAAIVITLSTGKTITVTQFDPSNPGNGGYIDKRIKAANPNLSTLEFAEAKNKLQQLVNDVELRGLSSSGTNCNTSSTSTTTNTGSTSTTTNTGSTSTTTNTGSTSTTTNTGSTSTTTNTGSTSIEKSITVTLEPAKTQASQLPAAETYVVNFNNRSGTAVFTETNGTTTYTYGGDLNVKNADQWGGANGSKYITQADGKNSFNIKVNQDQKYFGFWWSAGDEANKITFKNDGQEVAVFQTRDLVKFIDSKSSEQKALYYGNPAYTGTETGHKVEAFAYVNVFFNNQVYDEIVIQTLVTTGAKFESDNHTFSVANQNVRGDVLPRLATALADKVSTSEDDPTSSDDNLLSNDVGTGLSVTKINGSADNVNKKITLPSGALLIVNKNGRYTYNPNDKFDSLNQGQTATDSFTYEITDSAGNVSTATVTVTINGEDDVPVAVPDFFTTDERTPMTGDIKANDTDPNKDPLSVTKVNEDPAKVGTQVTLPSGALLTVNKNGNFTYNPNNKFRYLNKGETAKDTFTYTISDPENHSASTTVTITITGITDPTD, from the coding sequence ATGCTTAAATATATTAATTTTAAAAACTTAACCACTTGTACTTTTGTTGCTGTTTTAACCGCAGCCAGTTTAATTTCACAACCTGCAACTGCTAATACTGTTCAGACTTGTAATAGTAATAATGGTCAGGGTAATAATGCAGCTATAGTCATAACCTTATCCACAGGAAAAACAATCACAGTAACACAATTTGATCCTAGTAATCCTGGTAACGGCGGTTATATAGATAAAAGAATCAAAGCTGCCAATCCTAATTTATCTACTTTGGAATTTGCAGAGGCTAAAAATAAATTACAGCAATTAGTTAATGATGTAGAATTGCGTGGTTTAAGTTCCAGTGGTACAAATTGTAATACTAGTAGCACATCAACTACTACTAATACTGGTAGCACATCAACTACTACTAATACTGGTAGCACATCAACTACTACTAATACTGGTAGCACATCAACTACTACTAATACTGGTAGCACATCAACTACTACTAATACTGGTAGCACATCAATTGAGAAATCTATCACAGTAACATTAGAACCTGCAAAAACTCAAGCTTCACAGTTGCCAGCAGCAGAAACTTATGTAGTTAATTTTAACAATCGATCTGGAACAGCAGTATTTACTGAAACTAATGGTACTACCACTTATACTTATGGTGGCGATCTAAACGTTAAGAATGCGGATCAATGGGGCGGTGCAAACGGAAGTAAATATATCACCCAGGCTGATGGTAAAAATAGTTTCAATATAAAAGTTAATCAAGACCAAAAGTATTTCGGTTTTTGGTGGTCAGCAGGAGATGAAGCCAACAAAATAACTTTTAAAAATGATGGTCAGGAAGTAGCTGTTTTTCAGACAAGAGATTTAGTCAAGTTTATTGATAGTAAAAGTTCTGAGCAAAAAGCTTTATATTATGGTAATCCTGCCTACACTGGTACTGAAACTGGTCATAAGGTAGAGGCATTTGCTTATGTCAACGTCTTCTTTAATAACCAAGTATATGATGAAATCGTGATTCAAACCTTGGTAACTACTGGGGCAAAATTTGAATCAGATAATCATACTTTTTCAGTAGCAAATCAAAATGTCAGAGGTGATGTTTTACCTAGATTAGCGACTGCACTAGCAGATAAAGTTTCTACTAGTGAAGATGATCCTACTAGTAGTGATGACAATCTTCTTAGCAATGATGTCGGCACGGGTTTAAGCGTTACAAAGATCAATGGAAGTGCAGATAATGTTAACAAGAAAATCACTTTACCTTCTGGCGCGCTGCTTATAGTCAACAAAAATGGAAGGTACACATATAATCCCAATGATAAATTCGATAGTTTAAATCAAGGTCAAACTGCTACTGATAGTTTCACTTATGAGATTACAGATAGTGCAGGTAATGTAAGTACTGCAACTGTAACCGTGACCATTAACGGGGAAGATGATGTCCCTGTGGCAGTTCCAGATTTCTTTACTACGGATGAACGTACTCCCATGACTGGCGATATTAAAGCCAACGACACCGATCCTAACAAAGATCCCCTAAGTGTTACTAAAGTTAACGAAGACCCAGCCAAGGTAGGTACACAAGTTACTCTTCCTTCAGGTGCGCTGCTAACTGTCAACAAAAATGGAAATTTCACTTACAATCCTAATAATAAGTTTAGATATTTAAATAAGGGTGAAACTGCCAAAGATACATTTACTTACACCATTAGCGATCCTGAAAATCATAGTGCTAGTACAACTGTAACCATAACTATCACTGGAATCACCGATCCTACTGACTAG
- the glnB gene encoding nitrogen regulatory protein P-II, with protein sequence MKKIEAIIRPFKLDEVKIALVNAGVVGMTVSEVRGFGRQKGQTERYRGSEYTVEFLQKLKIEIVIEDEQVDMVVEKIITAARTGEIGDGKIFVYPVDQVIRIRTGEKNLEAV encoded by the coding sequence TTGAAGAAAATAGAAGCTATTATCAGACCTTTTAAATTAGATGAAGTCAAAATTGCTCTAGTTAATGCTGGAGTTGTGGGGATGACTGTATCTGAAGTACGAGGTTTTGGTCGTCAAAAAGGACAGACTGAACGTTATCGTGGTTCAGAATATACTGTTGAATTTTTACAAAAACTTAAAATCGAAATTGTAATTGAAGACGAACAGGTAGATATGGTAGTGGAGAAAATTATCACTGCTGCACGTACTGGCGAAATTGGAGACGGTAAGATCTTTGTTTATCCTGTAGATCAAGTTATCCGCATTCGTACTGGCGAGAAAAATCTAGAAGCTGTTTAA
- a CDS encoding diguanylate cyclase/phosphodiesterase with PAS/PAC and GAF domains yields the protein MENSTNHYLFNGVFPWLIDNEFRKGRDILCLPQKESEKEQQLQQALKDSETRYALATQITNDGLWEWNLSSNQIYFSCRWKAMIGCSEQGIKNNPIEWLARVHATNIQKLRDNIAACWIGEIPQFEIEYSLLHQDGTYRLMYCKCIAVKNDQGVVQRLVGSQTDITERRQIEDQLNHQAVYDRLTKIPNRQLFIQKLKELSQLPRHPEYLFGILYLDLDRFQQVNHNFGHSIGDLLLVEIVERLKCCLRTQDLIARLGGDEFAILLLGYSDLDYSLEVASLIQKEFSLPIKVGDCSILITTSIGIACIDNLDTQDPMINLIELLQNAEIAMHEAKAKGKARSIVFEPVLHRQNLEHSKSKNDLREAIEQEQFELHYQPIVKLDDQQLIGFEALIRWQHPTRGLVYPADFIPLAEDTGLIVPIGWWVLGSACQQMALWQQQYQGANSVFISVNITAKQFSQPYAGDIIAQILDTTGLDPHCLKLEITESDIIKNIDAVRLTVEKLKILGVQLSMDDFGTGYSSLSYLHSLPVDTLKIDRSFIQNLDSDRSVSPSGNRHQLELIKTIIKLAEVFNLDLIAEGIEREEQCQLLLDLQCKYGQGYLFSKPLSSIEASNLFLSN from the coding sequence GTGGAAAACTCAACCAACCACTATCTATTTAACGGCGTTTTTCCCTGGTTGATAGATAATGAGTTTAGAAAGGGCAGGGACATCTTGTGTCTTCCTCAGAAAGAGTCTGAAAAAGAGCAACAGTTGCAACAAGCCCTCAAAGACAGTGAAACAAGATACGCTCTAGCTACCCAAATAACTAATGATGGACTTTGGGAGTGGAATTTAAGTTCTAACCAGATTTATTTTTCCTGTCGCTGGAAAGCAATGATAGGTTGCAGTGAGCAAGGGATCAAAAATAATCCTATCGAGTGGTTAGCAAGAGTCCATGCCACAAATATCCAAAAGTTACGAGATAATATAGCAGCTTGCTGGATCGGAGAAATTCCTCAGTTTGAAATAGAATACTCTCTTTTACACCAAGATGGAACATATCGCTTAATGTACTGTAAATGTATTGCAGTCAAAAATGATCAAGGAGTAGTTCAGCGTTTAGTCGGATCTCAAACTGATATTACCGAACGTAGGCAAATAGAAGACCAGTTAAATCATCAAGCAGTTTACGATCGCTTAACTAAGATACCTAATCGTCAGCTATTTATCCAAAAACTTAAAGAGTTATCCCAATTACCCCGACATCCAGAATACTTATTTGGGATTTTATATTTAGATTTAGATCGCTTTCAACAGGTAAATCATAACTTTGGACATTCAATTGGCGATCTCTTATTAGTAGAAATTGTCGAGCGATTAAAATGTTGTTTACGCACTCAAGATTTAATTGCTAGGTTAGGTGGTGATGAGTTTGCAATTCTATTACTGGGTTATAGTGATCTTGATTATTCTTTAGAAGTAGCAAGTTTAATTCAAAAGGAATTTTCTTTACCTATTAAGGTTGGCGACTGTTCTATTTTAATTACTACTAGTATTGGGATCGCTTGCATAGATAACCTAGATACTCAAGATCCTATGATTAATTTAATTGAACTATTACAGAATGCCGAAATTGCCATGCACGAAGCCAAAGCAAAAGGCAAAGCCCGTAGTATAGTTTTTGAACCTGTCCTACATCGGCAAAATCTGGAACATTCTAAATCTAAAAACGATCTTAGAGAAGCAATTGAACAAGAACAATTTGAATTACATTACCAACCTATTGTTAAATTAGACGATCAGCAATTAATTGGTTTTGAAGCGTTGATCCGTTGGCAACATCCCACTCGTGGCTTAGTTTATCCTGCCGATTTTATTCCCCTAGCAGAAGACACAGGGCTAATTGTGCCTATTGGGTGGTGGGTTTTAGGTTCGGCTTGTCAGCAAATGGCTCTTTGGCAACAGCAATATCAAGGGGCAAATTCCGTCTTTATCAGTGTAAATATTACTGCTAAACAGTTCTCCCAACCCTATGCAGGGGATATTATCGCTCAAATTTTAGACACCACTGGTTTAGACCCCCACTGTCTCAAGCTAGAAATTACAGAAAGCGACATCATTAAAAACATAGACGCAGTACGCCTAACGGTAGAAAAATTAAAAATCTTAGGGGTTCAACTATCGATGGATGACTTTGGTACTGGGTATTCATCCCTCAGTTACCTACATAGTTTACCTGTAGATACCTTGAAAATTGATCGCTCTTTTATCCAAAATCTAGACAGCGATCGCTCCGTCTCCCCTTCTGGTAATCGTCATCAATTAGAATTAATTAAGACAATTATTAAGCTGGCGGAGGTTTTTAATCTAGATTTAATTGCCGAAGGCATCGAAAGGGAAGAACAGTGTCAGCTACTTTTAGATTTACAATGCAAGTATGGACAAGGATATTTATTTTCTAAACCTTTATCCTCTATTGAAGCTAGCAATTTATTCCTCTCAAATTAA
- a CDS encoding HAD-superfamily hydrolase subfamily IA, variant 3 — MLQQLQGLIFDVDGTLANTERDGHRVAFNQAFASVGLDWHWSVELYAKLLAIAGGKERIQYYLQQYQPNFQPSQGIKEFIADIHQLKTQHYLKLLRSGQIQLRPGVKRLITEAKEANLTMAIATTTSLPNVIALLEKYLDLSWFAVIAAGDIVPAKKPAPDIYNYVVERIKIPRENWLVFEDSDNGLVSATAAGLKTIITVNNYTEQQDFTGAALVVSDLGEANQPCRVIQGSFSKDYLSVASLRSIINH; from the coding sequence ATGCTTCAGCAATTACAAGGTTTAATATTCGATGTTGACGGGACTCTTGCCAATACAGAAAGAGATGGACATAGAGTTGCTTTTAATCAAGCGTTTGCATCAGTAGGATTAGATTGGCATTGGTCAGTAGAATTATATGCCAAATTACTAGCGATCGCAGGTGGCAAAGAGCGTATACAATATTATCTCCAGCAATATCAACCTAATTTCCAACCCAGTCAAGGGATCAAGGAATTTATCGCAGATATTCATCAACTAAAAACCCAACACTATTTAAAATTACTTCGTAGTGGACAGATCCAATTGCGCCCAGGAGTTAAAAGGCTAATTACAGAAGCTAAAGAGGCGAATTTAACTATGGCGATCGCTACTACTACTAGTTTACCTAATGTCATTGCTTTACTAGAGAAATATCTCGATCTCAGTTGGTTTGCAGTAATTGCTGCGGGGGATATTGTACCTGCTAAAAAACCTGCCCCCGATATTTATAATTATGTTGTCGAGAGAATTAAAATACCTCGCGAAAACTGGCTTGTCTTTGAAGATTCGGACAACGGACTAGTATCAGCCACAGCAGCAGGGCTTAAAACCATTATCACAGTTAATAATTACACCGAGCAACAAGATTTTACAGGCGCAGCTTTAGTAGTAAGCGATTTAGGTGAAGCGAATCAGCCTTGTCGAGTAATTCAGGGTAGTTTCTCAAAAGATTATTTAAGTGTTGCTAGTTTGCGCTCAATTATTAATCATTAA
- a CDS encoding primosomal protein N': MLTDTAKKSPELSYSQLSSPSINTQHIVAEAQSNYLINSGQWVEVLVDCPGAQRTSHTGRDNRPDVSSGLYTYSLPPELEVHSGDIVSVPFGMQTTGGIAVRLLNSPPTNIDINRIRPIEDIITSGFFPETYWQLLSKIADYYQSDLIDAIRVALPPGLLGRSQRRIKLNITAIPPGAETFCSKNAAEILKLLKQQAEGDYSVNYLKNQIKGANRGIRELSKRGWIENYLEPPKRAKPKLKTAVTLVTQSFLDDLTSRQREILQILQNSGGELWLQDILQKCRTTSATLKKLEAKNYLILSEREILRKEQGVAQTADRPKELNKAQAEALKVINAQPGYSQILLHGITGSGKTEVYLQAIAPILDQGKSALVLVPEIGLTPQLTDRFRARFGMQVCVYHSQLADGERYDTWRQTIQGEPQVVIGTRSAIFAPLPNLGLIILDEEHDSSFKQDRPVPTYHARSVAQWRAELANCPLILGSATPSLESLVTIRDAEENKHSKIYLSLPERIAARALPQVQIVDLRQELSRGNRSIFSLSLQQAIAEMQAQGQQGILFIPRRGHSTFVSCRSCGYVIECPDCDVSLSYHYAHEGAAKLLRCHYCNHTRLQPDNCPECGSPYLKFFGSGTQKVSQELSKLFPDLRTIRFDSDTTRNKGAHRQLIDRFTNQEADILIGTQMLTKGLDIAGVTVVGIVAADGLLHRSDYRAAERAFQTLTQVAGRAGRGNIPGKVIVQTYSPDHPVIEAVKTHDYQSFSNSELTQRSELNYPPYGNLILIKLSSVDPQLVEQAAMTLSDYLNDQLTSDCTILGPAPASIMRVARRYRWQILLKFSALALPDLSNLRVYLPANVSMTIDVDPLNMD, encoded by the coding sequence ATGCTAACTGACACTGCTAAAAAATCGCCTGAACTTAGTTACAGTCAACTATCTTCACCCTCAATTAATACTCAACATATAGTTGCCGAAGCGCAAAGTAACTATCTGATAAATTCTGGGCAATGGGTTGAGGTGCTAGTAGATTGTCCTGGCGCACAACGGACATCTCATACAGGTCGTGACAACCGACCTGACGTGTCCTCGGGATTATACACCTATAGTTTACCCCCAGAACTAGAGGTACATTCAGGTGATATAGTTAGCGTACCTTTTGGGATGCAGACAACTGGAGGTATTGCGGTTCGTCTATTAAATTCGCCACCAACTAATATAGATATTAATCGAATTCGTCCAATTGAAGATATCATTACTTCAGGATTTTTTCCCGAAACCTATTGGCAATTATTAAGCAAGATTGCAGATTATTACCAGAGTGATTTAATTGATGCGATTAGAGTCGCTTTACCGCCAGGATTATTAGGGCGATCGCAACGTCGAATTAAATTAAATATAACAGCTATTCCCCCAGGTGCAGAGACATTTTGCTCAAAGAATGCAGCAGAAATTCTTAAACTATTAAAGCAGCAAGCAGAGGGTGATTACAGTGTTAACTATCTTAAAAATCAAATCAAGGGTGCAAATAGAGGCATCAGAGAATTAAGTAAAAGAGGTTGGATCGAAAATTACCTCGAACCACCAAAACGCGCCAAGCCAAAATTAAAAACCGCCGTCACCTTAGTTACTCAAAGTTTTTTAGACGATCTGACAAGTAGACAAAGAGAAATATTACAGATCCTGCAAAACTCTGGAGGTGAATTATGGTTACAAGATATTTTACAAAAATGTCGCACCACCTCAGCAACCCTCAAAAAGCTAGAAGCGAAAAACTATCTTATTCTTTCTGAAAGAGAAATTTTACGTAAAGAACAAGGGGTAGCCCAAACAGCCGATCGCCCGAAAGAACTAAACAAAGCCCAAGCAGAGGCGTTAAAAGTAATCAATGCTCAACCAGGTTATAGCCAAATTCTACTACATGGAATCACGGGATCAGGTAAAACCGAAGTCTATTTACAAGCGATCGCGCCAATATTAGATCAAGGTAAATCCGCTTTAGTTTTAGTCCCTGAAATAGGTTTAACCCCCCAGCTAACGGATCGATTTCGCGCTCGTTTTGGTATGCAAGTCTGCGTTTATCATAGTCAACTTGCTGATGGAGAACGTTATGATACTTGGCGACAGACAATTCAGGGTGAACCACAGGTAGTTATTGGGACGCGATCGGCTATTTTTGCACCTTTACCAAATTTAGGCTTAATTATCCTAGATGAAGAACACGACTCTAGTTTCAAGCAAGATCGTCCTGTGCCTACCTATCACGCCCGTTCTGTTGCTCAATGGCGCGCCGAGTTGGCTAACTGCCCTTTAATTTTAGGTTCAGCAACACCGTCTTTAGAAAGTTTAGTAACCATTAGAGATGCAGAGGAAAATAAACACTCAAAAATATATCTTTCCCTGCCAGAAAGAATCGCAGCCCGTGCTTTACCCCAGGTACAAATAGTTGATCTACGTCAAGAATTAAGTCGAGGTAATCGCTCAATTTTTAGCCTATCTTTGCAGCAAGCGATCGCCGAAATGCAAGCTCAAGGACAACAGGGAATCCTATTTATTCCTAGACGGGGACACAGTACTTTTGTATCCTGTCGTAGTTGTGGATATGTGATTGAATGTCCAGATTGTGATGTATCTCTTTCCTATCATTATGCCCATGAAGGAGCAGCCAAACTTTTACGTTGTCACTATTGCAACCATACACGTCTTCAACCAGATAATTGTCCTGAATGTGGTTCACCCTATTTAAAATTCTTTGGCAGTGGCACTCAGAAAGTGAGCCAAGAATTAAGTAAATTATTTCCAGACTTGCGGACAATTAGATTTGATAGCGATACGACTAGAAATAAGGGCGCACATCGTCAGTTAATCGATCGCTTTACCAATCAAGAAGCAGACATTTTAATTGGGACTCAGATGCTGACTAAAGGTCTAGATATAGCAGGAGTTACAGTTGTCGGGATCGTTGCTGCCGATGGTTTATTACATCGTAGTGATTATCGAGCAGCAGAGAGAGCTTTCCAAACCCTAACCCAGGTAGCAGGTAGGGCAGGGAGGGGTAATATCCCAGGCAAAGTTATTGTACAAACCTATTCCCCAGATCATCCTGTAATTGAAGCAGTCAAAACCCATGATTATCAAAGCTTTAGTAATTCTGAATTAACCCAGCGATCCGAATTAAACTATCCGCCCTATGGTAATCTAATCCTGATTAAACTTAGTAGTGTTGATCCCCAATTAGTAGAACAAGCTGCGATGACTTTAAGTGACTATTTAAATGATCAATTAACTTCAGACTGTACAATCCTAGGCCCCGCACCTGCAAGTATTATGCGAGTTGCCCGTCGTTATCGCTGGCAGATTCTTTTAAAGTTTTCAGCATTAGCATTACCCGATTTGTCTAATTTACGAGTATATCTACCTGCTAATGTGAGCATGACTATCGATGTCGATCCTCTGAATATGGACTAA
- the sigC gene encoding RNA polymerase sigma factor, translating into MTTVKLTGNDNYDVDISLSDSEDFKLVDAEYSEQEEGGLQTASRRRLPLEDNIGAFFKEMARYPLLTAEEEVTLANDVKLMLQVEIKRQQLAAEKQHPPTKAELATAMGLESERKLDLLLYRGKVAKRKMIRSNLRLVVSIAKRYLNRGVPFLDLIQEGAIGLNRATEKFDPNKGYKFSTYAYWWIRQAITRTIANDARTIRLPIHIVEKLNKLKKAQRQLKQQLQRNPSELELAKELNIPPAQLCHLLELRRQSLSLNHRVGKAEDTELVDLLEDSELQLPEERMNEAMMRQEITDVLDDVLTQREKDVICLRYGLSTSQSYTLEEVGGMFSLSRERVRQIQSKAMRKLRRPQVARRLKGWLN; encoded by the coding sequence ATGACTACAGTGAAGTTAACAGGAAACGATAATTACGATGTAGACATTTCCCTCAGCGATAGTGAAGATTTCAAATTAGTTGATGCAGAATATTCTGAGCAAGAAGAAGGTGGTTTACAAACTGCAAGTCGGCGTAGATTACCTTTAGAAGATAATATTGGGGCTTTTTTTAAGGAAATGGCTCGTTATCCTCTCCTAACCGCAGAAGAAGAGGTGACTTTAGCTAACGATGTTAAATTGATGTTGCAGGTGGAAATAAAAAGACAGCAACTAGCAGCAGAAAAACAGCATCCACCAACCAAAGCTGAATTAGCAACAGCAATGGGGTTAGAATCGGAACGCAAATTAGACTTACTATTGTATCGTGGTAAAGTAGCCAAGCGTAAAATGATCCGCTCTAATCTACGCCTAGTAGTTTCGATCGCTAAACGTTATTTAAATCGCGGTGTACCATTTCTAGACTTGATTCAAGAAGGAGCGATCGGGTTAAATAGAGCTACAGAAAAATTTGACCCCAATAAAGGATATAAATTCTCTACCTATGCCTATTGGTGGATTCGTCAAGCGATCACCCGTACCATTGCTAATGATGCTCGTACTATCCGTCTACCGATTCATATAGTAGAAAAACTCAACAAACTAAAAAAAGCCCAACGCCAGCTAAAACAACAATTACAGCGTAATCCTAGTGAATTAGAGTTAGCTAAGGAATTAAATATACCCCCAGCGCAGTTATGCCACTTATTAGAATTGCGTCGTCAGTCTTTATCTTTAAATCATCGTGTTGGCAAAGCAGAAGATACGGAGTTAGTAGATTTACTCGAAGATAGTGAATTGCAACTACCCGAAGAAAGAATGAATGAAGCAATGATGCGTCAGGAAATTACTGATGTTTTAGATGATGTGCTGACTCAGCGCGAAAAAGATGTAATTTGTTTACGTTATGGATTATCCACTAGTCAATCCTATACCTTAGAAGAAGTAGGGGGAATGTTTAGCCTCTCACGGGAAAGAGTCAGACAAATCCAAAGTAAAGCCATGCGAAAACTACGTCGCCCCCAGGTTGCTCGTCGTCTTAAAGGTTGGTTAAATTAA
- a CDS encoding transposase, whose product MIYNYQYRLKPTTEHKLVLNDWLRICQYWYNRQLGERFDWWEQNRSYIDRCLLVCHLPELKDKPEFYGQKKQLPVIKQDLVIVGWSGELLDFNSVPSQTLQEVCKRVKLAFERFIAGDSKGKRSGKPRYKNTARFRSIVFDSFKLHSCSVGGKWLYLSLPKIGIINVRHHRPLPNGAVLKQAQIIKKSDGWYINLRLQDDSVPDFKSNITPSWNNSLGMDAVLHEDDYLATSEGVKLPSLKSFRSSRDKLAKVSKRKSTKKKGSKSRRKLAKREAKLHSSIARARKDHAYNTAHALLKTGKKVFFHEKLNLVGLSRRNKAKTDTNGKFLPNGQSAKSGLNKSWADAAFGQFFNILKFKAEKAGALVIPVNPQYTSMLLPYKDEFVFTDCGIREYWDEELNLLIDRDVSASINVKRVGLDLFPTIKRCKGNPVVIASTTNSTLKEVLSTLRGLEKPALYSKS is encoded by the coding sequence TTGATTTACAATTATCAGTACCGACTAAAGCCCACTACAGAACACAAGCTAGTACTCAATGACTGGCTTCGGATTTGTCAGTATTGGTATAATCGACAGCTTGGCGAGCGGTTTGACTGGTGGGAACAAAATCGTAGCTACATTGATAGATGTCTTTTGGTATGTCATTTGCCTGAACTCAAGGACAAACCTGAGTTTTACGGACAGAAAAAGCAGTTACCCGTAATCAAACAAGATTTGGTTATTGTAGGCTGGAGTGGTGAATTGCTAGATTTTAACTCTGTGCCATCTCAAACACTACAAGAGGTGTGCAAAAGAGTCAAACTAGCTTTTGAGCGGTTCATTGCTGGTGATTCAAAAGGAAAGCGTAGTGGAAAACCAAGATATAAAAACACTGCTCGTTTTAGGTCAATAGTGTTTGACTCCTTCAAACTACATTCTTGTTCTGTTGGAGGCAAATGGCTTTATTTATCATTACCTAAAATTGGCATAATCAATGTGCGCCATCATCGTCCACTGCCTAATGGTGCAGTATTAAAGCAAGCACAGATAATCAAAAAAAGTGACGGATGGTATATTAATCTACGGCTTCAAGATGATTCTGTACCTGACTTCAAATCAAATATTACTCCCAGTTGGAATAATTCCTTGGGGATGGATGCAGTACTGCATGAAGATGATTATCTGGCTACCAGCGAAGGTGTTAAATTGCCTAGCCTTAAGTCTTTTCGCTCCTCACGAGACAAGCTAGCCAAGGTATCAAAACGCAAATCTACCAAAAAGAAAGGTAGTAAATCAAGACGAAAACTAGCAAAACGGGAAGCAAAACTTCACTCCTCAATAGCTAGAGCTAGAAAAGATCACGCTTACAATACTGCCCACGCGCTACTGAAAACGGGCAAAAAAGTTTTCTTTCATGAAAAGCTCAATCTTGTTGGGTTGAGTCGAAGGAATAAAGCAAAAACTGATACTAATGGTAAATTTTTACCTAATGGGCAGTCGGCGAAATCAGGATTAAATAAGTCTTGGGCTGATGCTGCTTTTGGTCAGTTTTTCAACATACTGAAGTTCAAAGCTGAAAAAGCTGGGGCTTTGGTAATACCTGTAAATCCACAATACACCTCAATGTTGTTGCCGTACAAAGATGAGTTTGTCTTTACTGATTGCGGTATTCGGGAGTATTGGGATGAAGAATTAAACCTTTTGATTGATAGAGACGTTTCAGCCTCTATCAATGTCAAGAGAGTGGGGCTGGACTTGTTCCCCACTATAAAACGCTGTAAAGGGAATCCAGTAGTGATTGCATCTACTACTAATAGTACCTTAAAGGAAGTTCTCTCTACCCTCCGAGGTTTGGAGAAGCCAGCGTTATACTCGAAGAGTTAA
- a CDS encoding transposase IS200-like protein, with the protein MRNDFVSSARSVSDLKAHLVLTTKYRKKVLTGEMISRLRDVITELCEKWDCKVIEFNGEDNHIHLLFQYYPQMELPKFIGNIKSVTSRRLRQEFPEEINKIYWKKVFWNESYFIASCGGVTISVLKNYIENQNTPS; encoded by the coding sequence ATGAGGAATGATTTTGTTTCTAGTGCCAGGTCTGTATCTGATTTAAAAGCTCATTTAGTTTTGACAACCAAGTATAGAAAAAAGGTTTTAACTGGCGAAATGATTAGCAGATTGAGAGACGTGATAACTGAATTGTGTGAAAAATGGGATTGCAAAGTGATTGAGTTCAATGGAGAAGACAATCATATACATTTGTTATTTCAGTACTACCCACAAATGGAACTACCCAAATTCATAGGCAATATTAAATCAGTTACCAGCAGGAGATTGAGACAAGAATTTCCAGAAGAAATAAACAAAATTTATTGGAAAAAAGTATTTTGGAATGAGTCTTACTTTATAGCTTCTTGTGGTGGAGTTACAATATCTGTATTAAAAAATTATATCGAGAATCAAAATACGCCAAGCTAG
- a CDS encoding prolyl endopeptidase: MIDHQIVYPNTQQSQQQDNYHGIQIADPYRWLENPDSPDTKDWINEQNKITTEYLSAIASKNKIEQRLTQLWDYEKYSSPFKRGQRYFYFKNDGLQNQSVLYTLNSLEAEAEVLLDPNLLSADGTIALSGLSISDDGNWLAYGLSTAGSDWVEYRVRDINTKEDCVDHLRWIKFSGAAWTKDHQGFFYSRYDEVRLV; this comes from the coding sequence GTGATTGATCATCAAATAGTTTATCCCAATACTCAACAATCACAACAACAGGATAACTATCATGGAATTCAAATAGCAGATCCCTATCGCTGGCTAGAAAATCCAGATTCGCCAGATACTAAAGACTGGATCAATGAGCAAAATAAAATTACCACAGAGTATTTATCAGCGATCGCCAGTAAAAATAAAATTGAGCAGCGTTTAACTCAACTCTGGGACTATGAAAAGTATAGTAGCCCTTTTAAGCGCGGACAACGTTATTTTTATTTTAAAAATGATGGGTTGCAAAACCAAAGTGTTTTATACACCCTCAACTCTTTAGAAGCCGAAGCAGAAGTTTTACTAGATCCTAATTTACTCTCAGCAGATGGCACAATTGCCTTATCGGGATTATCTATTAGTGATGATGGTAATTGGTTAGCCTATGGTTTATCCACCGCAGGGTCAGATTGGGTAGAATATCGGGTGAGGGATATTAACACTAAGGAAGATTGTGTAGATCATTTACGTTGGATTAAATTTTCAGGGGCTGCTTGGACAAAAGATCATCAGGGGTTTTTCTATAGTCGTTATGACGAGGTGCGACTTGTTTAG